A genomic stretch from Xenopus laevis strain J_2021 chromosome 6S, Xenopus_laevis_v10.1, whole genome shotgun sequence includes:
- the LOC108695506 gene encoding oocyte zinc finger protein XlCOF6-like isoform X1 — MEMLSNHIDSLSPYLDGLDEEMEHRERIRISSDIMDPQLLCFPVVTLERINTNPAEHQPKINAIQDERQGKCTELQIKTWPHWENRSNAGVTGFRLIPYGTEKAKENKSNRLAEEQMNLKNYKQREAKMDNDMKKTLPIKAKETAISSLIPESHKLSAQSKKRSLISSAQSLIKPLVCTKCERRFCSNEELLSHKRIHTGRPFVCDVCGKRFSHRIILQSHRWLHTGEKPFTCTQCNENFLYNRDLHQHQQIHRKHKPYVCSTCGKQLKSKSSLNQHMKIHSNLKPFACSECSKCFRFKAHLQIHQRTHTGVKPYTCNECGKSFAQSGVFKSHCRIHTGEKPFACSECGKRFRLKMTLQSHLLFHTGEKPFSCSECQKSFRLKLSLQIHQSVHTGEKPFECKECGKCFRQNSHFRTHLLTHTGIKSFECSECGRQFSRKYRLIQHQLIHTGEKPFECATCGRRFSRKFTLNKHQLVHTGETPYVCTECGMGYKDKRGLVAHLQTHTGEAGIPCTECGKTFLSERRLENHMQIHTGLKPFTCTECGKSFSHKTYFETHKLMHAGIKPFECTECGKQFLQKRVFKNHQLSHTGEKPFVCPECGQGYKSKDALQNHLLSHTGEKHFACKECGKRFLLQKNLNEHKLVHSTEKPFACAECGKQFKGKDGLRKHQVTHTGEKPRVCTECGKSFRSRQQLRVHLRTHTGETPFKCDECGKVFNTGGNLQVHKVTHTGEKPFTCEKCGKSFTQKANLYTHRRTHTGENKFKCEECGKSFSRKDSLKIHQRLHTGEKPYKCNECEESFSRKDLLQIHELTHNRRKPFSCTVCRKKFLFKSDLNRHQHIHNKDNNLDE; from the exons ATGGAAATGCTGAGCAACCACATTGATTCTTTGTCTCCTTATCTGGATGGACTGGATGAAGAAATGGAGCACAGAGAGCGGATACGGATCTCTAGTGACATCATGGATCCCCAGTTACTAT GTTTTCCAGTGGTCACATTAGAAAGGATAAACACAAATCCAGCAGAACATCAGCCCAAAATAAATGCTATTCAGGATGAAAGACAGGGGAAATGCACTGAGCTGCAAATCA aaactTGGCCTCATTGGGAGAACAGGAGCAACGCTGGTGTTACTGGATTTAGACTTATTCCCTATGGAACAGAAAAGGCAAAAGAGAATAAAAGTAACAGGTTGGCCGAAGAGCAAATGAATCTGAAGAATTACAAACAAAGAGAAGCTAAAATGGACAATGATATGAAGAAGACTTTACCGATAAAAGCTAAAGAAACTGCAATTTCCTCATTAATCCCTGAAAGCCATAAATTGTCTgcacaaagcaaaaaaagaagTTTGATCTCTAGCGCCCAGAGCCTCATCAAACCTTTAGTTTGTACAAAGTGTGAGAGACGATTCTGTAGCAACGAGGAACTTCTCTCCCACAAACGTATTCACACCGGGAGGCCATTTGTCTGTGATGTTTGTGGGAAACGCTTCTCACACCGAATCATCCTCCAATCTCACCGGTGGCTTCAtactggggagaaaccattcacctgcactCAGTGTAATGAAAACTTTCTGTACAACAGAGACCTTCATCAACATCAGCAAATCCACCGCAAGCACAAACCGTACGTCTGTTCTACGTGTGGGAAACAACTGAAGAGCAAATCATCTCTGAATCAACACATGAAAATTCACAGCAACCTTAAACCTTTTGCCTGTTCTGAGTGCAGCAAATGCTTCCGATTCAAGGCCCATCTTCAGATTCACCAAAGAACCCACACTGGGGTGAAACCATATACTTGTAATGAATGCGGAAAGAGCTTTGCCCAGTCTGGAGTATTTAAGTCCCACTGTCGaattcacaccggggagaaaccatttgcttgttctgaatgtggaaaaCGATTTCGGTTAAAAATGACCCTCCAGTCGCACCTGTTGTTCCACACTGGGGAGAAGCCGTTTTCCTGCTCCGAGTGTCAGAAATCCTTTCGATTAAAGTTAAGTCTTCAAATCCACCAAAGTGTTCACACCGGCGAGAAACCGTTCGAGTGCAAAGAGTGCGGGAAATGTTTCCGGCAAAACTCCCATTTCAGAACGCATCTGCTCACCCACACCgggattaaatcatttgaatgcTCGGAGTGCGGGAGGCAATTCAGTCGCAAGTACAGACTCATTCAGCACCAGTTAATTCACACCGGCGAGAAGCCGTTTGAATGTGCCACGTGCGGCAGGCGGTTTAGCCGTAAATTTACCCTCAATAAACACCAGTTGGTCCACACTGGGGAGACGCCCTATGTCTGTACTGAGTGTGGAATGGGCTACAAGGATAAGAGGGGCCTGGTCGCTCATCTTCAGACTCACACAGGAGAGGCAGGAATTCCTTGTACGGAGTGCGGCAAAACCTTCCTATCAGAGAGACGCCTTGAAAACCACATGCAGATACACACTGGGCTCAAGCCCTTTACCTGCACCGAGTGTGGCAAATCTTTTTCCCATAAGACCTATTTTGAGACTCACAAGCTAATGCATGCTGGGATAAAGCCCTTTGAATGTACCGAGTGTGGAAAACAGTTCCTTCAAAAGCGAGTTTTCAAAAACCACCAGTTGAGTCACACTGGAGAGAAGCCGTTTGTGTGTCCGGAGTGTGGGCAGGGCTACAAGAGCAAGGACGCCCTGCAAAATCACCTTCTctctcacacaggggagaaacattttgcatgtaaagaGTGCGGTAAAAGATTCCTCTTGCAGAAAAACCTAAATGAACACAAGCTGGTACACAGTACGGAGAAACCGTTTGCATGCGCCGAATGCGGGAAACAGTTCAAAGGCAAGGATGGACTCCGAAAGCATCAGGTCactcacacaggggagaagcCTCGTGTCTGTACTGAGTGTGGCAAAAGCTTTAGGTCTAGACAACAGCTCAGGGTTCATCTCCGGACTCACACCGGAGAGACGCCGTTTAAATGTGACGAGTGTGGGAAAGTTTTCAATACAGGCGGAAACCTCCAGGTCCATAAAGTGACGCACACTGGGGAGAAGCCATTTACCTGCGAGAAGTGCGGCAAGAGCTTCACGCAGAAGGCGAATCTGTACACTCACCGGCGGACTCACACTGGGGAAAACAAGTTTAAGTGCGAGGAGTGTGGGAAAAGCTTCTCCCGTAAAGATTCCCTCAAGATTCATCAGCGGCTTCACACGGGGGAAAAACCATATAAATGCAACGAGTGCGAGGAAAGCTTCTCCCGGAAGGATCTTCTCCAGATTCATGAGCTGACCCATAATAGAAGAAAACCATTCAGCTGTACCGTGTGTCGGAAAAAGTTTTTGTTTAAGAGCGACCTTAATAGACATCAGCACATTCACAACAAGGACAACAATTTGGATGAATGA
- the LOC121394985 gene encoding uncharacterized protein LOC121394985: MSGTSPGPARAGRATRQSEAQALGPSLPAEHTRPKLRSSSLGTPRSRRRNSSESDEEMEKSLAEIRKQKQRNVQVARAQEVGSRRGAPTEKPPQEESKLNPALPPGKQGKKKEQKPECDPVCAENKQQQLQVTAVNELSKCTDTESKTLQKKETSDKPADKMHKFIAPQTHSDPPLSDPVMHMELESVAPGEGGVCVVELGESGKPSELTVAADLQSQHGESKMAPANTAQGVGGVGNDITKAPVSQTEPLTCAGAANVTAQSPGGENVQEEQLVRKKGEEPTFKATVAKPSKGAIPCKGKIKGKDEPITAEEVAEALKELQTLQNEKKKLQISIKCLNNLVSFSDGKETELHRRKKDSLFDEMSSIDQRINQLYGKVGPWKEIYQNKQRFESMRSGYKAAYPHPATGRRQTRSSTSNSPATSESEPEFAKPLPPRRQQQQRGDRVNWQNMTFDEKEIQEQEKKKKEQKSFKVNLPQTSTRPKLRYEDSSQAAYEISSDQDFPELPKAAVRPTEDPSVRRRNQTEGKKVSHKAAESGPESEDKMEVAAQESLLCVQNEVAESVAESVAESVAPVTDGNECEQMEVRESQAEEAEVRESAAEQTEVRESAVVQPEQENAVEESVTQEAGVEVEQVGHIESQSDQVQQRVEVESIQVGGVDETANSFWGKRRLFATPDMSHDNQPFKRKHWVKIKWDGEKEQVPSRRFLVRTVILDSMGFRPGDLSAVIAQTETDFDVTFKLQEALENFWRIYNMQKRAGNQNWEQFVVIPMTKPETKNITIVTKNDAIPQEDILIWLRRQCTVLTPLVKVFDEDGVWAGVWKTQVKLNISGNVPQHLPNSFFIGKE; the protein is encoded by the exons ATGTCCGGAACAAGCCCAGGCCCTGCTAGGGCTGGTCGGGCTACCAGACAAAGCGAGGCCCAGGCTTTGGGGCCTAGCCTTCCGGCTGAACATACAAGGCCAAAGCTacgctcctcttctttgggaaccCCGAGATCAAGGAGGAGAAACAGCAGTGAAAGTGATGAGGAGATGGAGAAAAGTCTGGCTGAGATAAGAAAGCAAAAACAAAGGAATGTACAAGTGGCTCGGGcccaggaagttggaagccggcgtgGGGCTCCCACTGAGAAACCCCCCCAGGAAGAATCCAAGCTGAATCCTGCATTACCCCCAGGGAAACAAGGTAAGAAGAAAGAGCAAAAGCCTGAATGTGACCCTGTGTGTGCAGAGaataaacagcagcagctgcaggttaCAGCAGTGAATGAGTTAAGTAAATGCACTGACACTGAAAGTAAAaccctgcaaaagaaagaaacatctgacaaacctgctgataaaatgcacaagtttattgcaccccaaacacacagtgatccccccctgtCAGACCCTGTGATGCACATGGAGTTGGAGTCTGTGGCCCCTGGGGAGGGAGGTGTCTGTGTTGTGGAGCTGGGAGAGTCTGGGAAGCCAAGTGAACTGACAGTTGCAGCAGACCTGCAGTCTCAGCAtggggaatccaagatggcgccggcaaacaCTGCACAAGGAGTTGGGGGCGtcggcaatgacatcacaaaggctcCTGTCAGTCAAACTGAGCCTCTCACCTGTGCAGGTGCAGCCAATGTTACAGCTCAATCACCAGGGGGAGAGAATGTGCAGGAGGAACAGCTTGTGAGGAAGAAGGGGGAGGAGCcaacatttaaagcaacagtggcaaagccaagcaaaggagccattccatgcaaaggcaagattaaaggcaaagacgagccaatcactgcagaggaggttgcagaagccttaaaggagctgcaaacattacaaaatgaaaagaaaaaactgcagataTCCATAAAGTGTCTGAATAACCTCGTATCCTTTTCTGATGGGAAGGAAACTGAGCTtcacaggagaaagaaagacagtttgttTGATGAAATGAGCAGCATTGACCAGCGAATAAACCAACTGTATGGGAAAGTCGGGCCGTGGAAAGAAATCTATCAGAACAAGcaaa GGTTTGAGTCAATGCGTTCTGGTTATAAAGCAGCGTATCCACATCCTGCTACTGGGCGGCGCCAGACCCGATCCAGTACCTCCAACAGTCCAGCCACTTCTGAAAGTGAACCAGAGTTTGCAAAACCATTGCCTCCCCGGCGGCAGCAGCAACAACGAGGTGACAGAGTCAATTGGCAGAACATGACTTTTGATGAGAAGGAGATTCAGgagcaagaaaagaagaaaaaagaacagaaaagctTCAAGGTGAATCTGCCACAAACCAGCACAAGACCTAAGCTACGGTATGAGGATTCATCTCAAGCCGCCTATGAAATCTCATCTGATCAGGACTTTCCAGAGTTGCCTAAAGCAGCAGTGAGACCAACAGAAGATCCAAGTGTCCGGCGCCGGAACCAAACAGAGGGCAAGAAGGTCTCCCATAAAGCAGCTGAGAGTGGCCCAGAATCTGAAGACAAAATGGAAGTGGCGGCTCAAGAATCTCTTTTGTGTGTTCAGAATGAagtggctgagagtgtggctgagagtgtggctgagagtgtggcaCCTGTCACAGATGGGAATGAGTGTGAGCAGATGGAAGTGAGAGAGAGTCAAGCtgaagaggcagaagtgagagagagtgcggctgagcaaacagaagtgagagagagtgcggtTGTGCAGCCTGAACAAGAGAATGCAGTGgaagagtctgtgactcaggaGGCAGGGGTAGAGGTGGAGCAAGTTGGTCATATAGAGAGTCAGTCAGATCAGGTACAGCAGAGAGTGGAGGTAGAATCTATTCAGGTAGGAGGGGtggatgaaactgcaaacagtttttggggaaagcgaaGGCTCTTTGCAACCCCAGACATGTCCCATgataaccaaccctttaagaggaaacattGGGTAAAAATTAAATGGGATGGAGAGAAAGAACAAGTTCCATCTAGAAGGTTTCTTGTAAGAACAGTCATACTGGATAGTATGGGTTTCAGGCCTGGGGATTTATCAGCTGTTATAGCACAAACTGAAACCGATTTTGATGTCACTTTTAAGCTTCAGGAAGCACTTGAAAATTTTTGGCGAatctataatatgcaaaaaagggcagGTAACCAAAATTGGGAACAATTTGTGGTAATCCCTATGACAAAGCCTGAGACAAAAAACATCACAATTGTAACAAAGAATGACGCCATTCCTCAGGAAGACATTCTCATATGGTTGCGCAGGCAATGTACAGTCCTTACACCTCTAGTTAAGGTTTTTGATGAGGATGGGGTTTGGGCAGgagtctggaaaacccaggttaaGTTGAACATCTCAGGTAACGTTCCACAGCACCTGCCCAATTCctttttcattgggaaagaaTGA
- the LOC108695533 gene encoding E3 ubiquitin/ISG15 ligase TRIM25, with the protein MASAADLKDELSCSICLSIYTDPVSLPCAHNFCRGCIGTTWDTQEGSGAYSCPECRQEFKERPALPRNRTLGNIAERFLSAQPEPGETGIPCTYCDSHVPAVKSCLHCEASLCNKHLRGHSKSAEHVLTQPTTCFMERKCSVHKRILEYYCCEACICVSCCLAGEHSGHKVELLSEASEKKKEKLKNVKLGKLSPEREGIESRAQRLQERRREVQERADSETDLVAGIFREIREQLEALEKQVLSDISSQRDVVLLQLSDLIHQLEIKKDELTRSISHIEELCNMADPLTVLQERESHGADFCGDEWENYKGKEPGDREELDVALISLFTGLERIVAEVKERCSYGQGDTDLLLDINTALDNVSISTNMKCASYSQIRQNYPQSQGRFQHYAQVLGTRSFHSGQHYWEVEVSKFGCWGVGVTYPRIKRKGNQSCIGNNNKSWCLQRWDNKYSVRHDSKISSLTHIPSCMKIRIWLDYESGRLSFYEMSEPIRHLHTFSGYFSEPLYPAFRVWGGGAWVRIIS; encoded by the coding sequence ATGGCGTCGGCTGCTGATCTGAAagacgagctgagctgctccatctgcctgagcatttatactgatcctgtatccctgccgtgTGCCCATAACTTCTGCCGGGGCTGTATTGGGACAACATGGGACACCCAGGAGGGATCTGGGGcttattcctgccctgaatgcagaCAGGAGTTTAAGGAGCGCCCTGCCCTGCCCAGGAACAGAACTCTGGGGAACATAGCAGAGCGATTCCTTTCTGCTCAGCCCGAGCCGGGGGAGACTGGGATTCCCTGCACCTACTGTGACTCCCATGTACCTGCTGTTAAATCCTGTCTGCACtgtgaggcttctctgtgtaATAAGCACCTGAGGGGGCACAGCAAGTCAGCAGAACATGTACTGACCCAACCCACCACTTGCTTCATGGagagaaaatgttctgtacacaAGCGGATCCTGGAGTATTACTGCTGCGAGGCCTGTATatgtgtgtcctgctgtctggccGGAGAGCACAGTGGCCACAaggtggagctgctgagtgaggcctctgagaagaagaaagagaaactaAAAAATGTGAAACTGGGGAAGCTGAGCCCAGAGAGAGAGGGGATTGAAAGTAgagcccagagactgcaggagcgcaggagagaagtcCAGGAAAGggcagacagtgagacagacctTGTCGCTGGCATCTTTAGGGAgatcagggaacagctggaagccctgGAGAAGCAGGTtctgagtgacatctccagccagaGAGATGTGGTTTTACTCCAATTATCTGATCTAATCCaccagctggaaataaagaaggacgagctgaCCAGGAGTATCagtcacattgaggagctgtgcaacatggcagatccactcactgtcctacaggaacgggaatcacatggagctgacTTTTGTGGGGATGAGTGGGAAAATTACAAGGGAAAGGAGCCAGGTGATAGAGAAGAACTGGATGTGGCTCTGATCTCTTTATTCACTGGTTTAGAAAGGATTGTGGCAGAGGTAAAAGAAAGGTGTAGCTATGGGCAGGGGGATACAGACCTGTTATTGGATATAAACACAGCCCTTGATAATGTATCAATATCCACAAACATGAAATGTGCCTCCTACTCACAGATACGCCAAAATTACCCACAATCCCAGGGGAGATTTCAGCACTACGCTCAGGTTTTAGGCACCAGGAGTTTCCACTCAGGACAACATTACTGGGAGGTGGAGGTCAGTaaatttggctgctggggtgtaGGGGTGACCTATCCCAGAATAAAGAGGAAAGGAAACCAGTCCTGCATTGGGAAcaataacaagtcctggtgtttgcAAAGGTGGGATAATAAATACTCTGTACGACATGACAGTAAAATTAGCAGTTTAACTCATATTCCATCTTGCATGAAAATCAGGATCTGGTTGGATTATGAGtccggacgtctgtccttttatgagatgagtgagccaatcagacacttgcACACCTTCTCTGGCTACTTCTCTGAGCCGCTCTATCCTGCATTCAGGGTATGGGGTGGTGGTGCCTGGGTGAGGATAATTAGTTAG
- the LOC108695506 gene encoding oocyte zinc finger protein XlCOF6-like isoform X2, translating into MNLKNYKQREAKMDNDMKKTLPIKAKETAISSLIPESHKLSAQSKKRSLISSAQSLIKPLVCTKCERRFCSNEELLSHKRIHTGRPFVCDVCGKRFSHRIILQSHRWLHTGEKPFTCTQCNENFLYNRDLHQHQQIHRKHKPYVCSTCGKQLKSKSSLNQHMKIHSNLKPFACSECSKCFRFKAHLQIHQRTHTGVKPYTCNECGKSFAQSGVFKSHCRIHTGEKPFACSECGKRFRLKMTLQSHLLFHTGEKPFSCSECQKSFRLKLSLQIHQSVHTGEKPFECKECGKCFRQNSHFRTHLLTHTGIKSFECSECGRQFSRKYRLIQHQLIHTGEKPFECATCGRRFSRKFTLNKHQLVHTGETPYVCTECGMGYKDKRGLVAHLQTHTGEAGIPCTECGKTFLSERRLENHMQIHTGLKPFTCTECGKSFSHKTYFETHKLMHAGIKPFECTECGKQFLQKRVFKNHQLSHTGEKPFVCPECGQGYKSKDALQNHLLSHTGEKHFACKECGKRFLLQKNLNEHKLVHSTEKPFACAECGKQFKGKDGLRKHQVTHTGEKPRVCTECGKSFRSRQQLRVHLRTHTGETPFKCDECGKVFNTGGNLQVHKVTHTGEKPFTCEKCGKSFTQKANLYTHRRTHTGENKFKCEECGKSFSRKDSLKIHQRLHTGEKPYKCNECEESFSRKDLLQIHELTHNRRKPFSCTVCRKKFLFKSDLNRHQHIHNKDNNLDE; encoded by the coding sequence ATGAATCTGAAGAATTACAAACAAAGAGAAGCTAAAATGGACAATGATATGAAGAAGACTTTACCGATAAAAGCTAAAGAAACTGCAATTTCCTCATTAATCCCTGAAAGCCATAAATTGTCTgcacaaagcaaaaaaagaagTTTGATCTCTAGCGCCCAGAGCCTCATCAAACCTTTAGTTTGTACAAAGTGTGAGAGACGATTCTGTAGCAACGAGGAACTTCTCTCCCACAAACGTATTCACACCGGGAGGCCATTTGTCTGTGATGTTTGTGGGAAACGCTTCTCACACCGAATCATCCTCCAATCTCACCGGTGGCTTCAtactggggagaaaccattcacctgcactCAGTGTAATGAAAACTTTCTGTACAACAGAGACCTTCATCAACATCAGCAAATCCACCGCAAGCACAAACCGTACGTCTGTTCTACGTGTGGGAAACAACTGAAGAGCAAATCATCTCTGAATCAACACATGAAAATTCACAGCAACCTTAAACCTTTTGCCTGTTCTGAGTGCAGCAAATGCTTCCGATTCAAGGCCCATCTTCAGATTCACCAAAGAACCCACACTGGGGTGAAACCATATACTTGTAATGAATGCGGAAAGAGCTTTGCCCAGTCTGGAGTATTTAAGTCCCACTGTCGaattcacaccggggagaaaccatttgcttgttctgaatgtggaaaaCGATTTCGGTTAAAAATGACCCTCCAGTCGCACCTGTTGTTCCACACTGGGGAGAAGCCGTTTTCCTGCTCCGAGTGTCAGAAATCCTTTCGATTAAAGTTAAGTCTTCAAATCCACCAAAGTGTTCACACCGGCGAGAAACCGTTCGAGTGCAAAGAGTGCGGGAAATGTTTCCGGCAAAACTCCCATTTCAGAACGCATCTGCTCACCCACACCgggattaaatcatttgaatgcTCGGAGTGCGGGAGGCAATTCAGTCGCAAGTACAGACTCATTCAGCACCAGTTAATTCACACCGGCGAGAAGCCGTTTGAATGTGCCACGTGCGGCAGGCGGTTTAGCCGTAAATTTACCCTCAATAAACACCAGTTGGTCCACACTGGGGAGACGCCCTATGTCTGTACTGAGTGTGGAATGGGCTACAAGGATAAGAGGGGCCTGGTCGCTCATCTTCAGACTCACACAGGAGAGGCAGGAATTCCTTGTACGGAGTGCGGCAAAACCTTCCTATCAGAGAGACGCCTTGAAAACCACATGCAGATACACACTGGGCTCAAGCCCTTTACCTGCACCGAGTGTGGCAAATCTTTTTCCCATAAGACCTATTTTGAGACTCACAAGCTAATGCATGCTGGGATAAAGCCCTTTGAATGTACCGAGTGTGGAAAACAGTTCCTTCAAAAGCGAGTTTTCAAAAACCACCAGTTGAGTCACACTGGAGAGAAGCCGTTTGTGTGTCCGGAGTGTGGGCAGGGCTACAAGAGCAAGGACGCCCTGCAAAATCACCTTCTctctcacacaggggagaaacattttgcatgtaaagaGTGCGGTAAAAGATTCCTCTTGCAGAAAAACCTAAATGAACACAAGCTGGTACACAGTACGGAGAAACCGTTTGCATGCGCCGAATGCGGGAAACAGTTCAAAGGCAAGGATGGACTCCGAAAGCATCAGGTCactcacacaggggagaagcCTCGTGTCTGTACTGAGTGTGGCAAAAGCTTTAGGTCTAGACAACAGCTCAGGGTTCATCTCCGGACTCACACCGGAGAGACGCCGTTTAAATGTGACGAGTGTGGGAAAGTTTTCAATACAGGCGGAAACCTCCAGGTCCATAAAGTGACGCACACTGGGGAGAAGCCATTTACCTGCGAGAAGTGCGGCAAGAGCTTCACGCAGAAGGCGAATCTGTACACTCACCGGCGGACTCACACTGGGGAAAACAAGTTTAAGTGCGAGGAGTGTGGGAAAAGCTTCTCCCGTAAAGATTCCCTCAAGATTCATCAGCGGCTTCACACGGGGGAAAAACCATATAAATGCAACGAGTGCGAGGAAAGCTTCTCCCGGAAGGATCTTCTCCAGATTCATGAGCTGACCCATAATAGAAGAAAACCATTCAGCTGTACCGTGTGTCGGAAAAAGTTTTTGTTTAAGAGCGACCTTAATAGACATCAGCACATTCACAACAAGGACAACAATTTGGATGAATGA
- the LOC108695513 gene encoding gastrula zinc finger protein XlCGF58.1-like, producing MEKCRLGSDSLDPRLLSFPVVRLERIQFHSGNYKTISEDFNGKVQRKMIGLHVENKEERRRLSAAGYRLVPYGSGITKMNRERREGLGVRNQTGSDTNRKSSTCHDFVSRSAHNHQKPHANETTSAPKAQQKQTLQLCTVTGGELIVTHKLAKQPRAEEKLHESQKRINNISGKNIKPRNTFAHSTKQTMFHKALGIIKPFVCIKCKRRFGSNGNLLIHRRIHIERPFSCADCAKCFSHRTILRQHRRAHTGKGPFTHSTGGDKMSSGKGNFHRHQGTAAKEKPLTCTECGKSFQEKSRLRIHERSHTGEKPYVCTKCGKGFSCKGSFNIHKRIHSRNKPFICTECGKRFRAKQHLHEHFLIHTGAKSFACSECGKHFRLKEFLTKHLLTHTGLKPYTCIECGKQFALKGNFDRHCHLHTGNKPFSCTECGKCFATKVQLQRHHLLHTGEKPFVCKECNASFSRIANLRSHQRLHTGEKPYKCTECGKCFRNHGELKSHMKTHTGIKAFVCTECGKQFTHKHSLRHHQLIHTGEKPHVCMECGKSYRQKRSLNTHVRIHTGEKPFACTECNKTFLSESWLQSHKQTHTGLKPYQCNECGKSFLLMGNLKVHQQRHIGEKPYTCPECGISFATYGNLNRHCDIHTGKKPYACTECGKNFRQKSELKYHQSIHTGEKPFECTECEKSFTSRSRLNRHQKIHTGKTI from the exons ATGGAAAAATGTCGACTCGGTAGTGACTCCCTGGATCCCCGGCTGCTCA gTTTTCCGGTGGTTCGGTTGGAGAGGATACAGTTCCATTCTGGGAATTATAAGACAATATCTGAAGATTTTAATGGGAAAGTACAACGAAAAATGATTGGGCTTCATGTGG AGAACAAAGAGGAGAGGAGGAGACTCAGCGCTGCTGGATACAGACTGGTTCCATATGGATCAGGAATCACAAAGATGAACAGGGAGAGGAGAGAAGGGCTTGGTGTGAGGAACCAGACAGGAAGTGACACAAACAGGAAGTCCTCTACATGCCATGACTTTGTTTCCAGATCCGCCCACAATCACCAGAAACCTCACGCCAATGAGACGACTTCTGCCCCAAAAGCGCAACAGAAACAAACGCTCCAACTTTGTACAGTAACAGGGGGGGAGCTGATTGTAACCCACAAATTAGCAAAACAGCCCAGGGCTGAGGAAAAGCTTCATGAAAGTCAGAAAAGGATAAATAATATTTCAGGGAAAAACATAAAGCCAAGAAATACATTTGCCCACAGCACAAAGCAAACCATGTTCCATAAAGCGCTGGGCATTATAAAGCCCTTTGTCTGTATTAAGTGCAAGAGACGATTCGGCAGCAATGGGAACCTCCTCATCCATCGGCGAATTCACATAGAGAGACCGTTCTCTTGCGCCGATTGTGCCAAATGTTTCTCACACAGAACCATCCTCCGACAGCACCGCCGGGCTCATACGGGAAAGGGACCCTTCACCCACAGCACTGGGGGCGATAAAATGTCATCAGGTAAGGGCAACTTTCACAGGCACCAAGGGACGGCTGCTAAAGAGAAACCATTGACCTGCACTGAGTGCGGCAAATCATTCCAAGAAAAATCACGTTTGCGCATTCATGAACGCTCGCACACCGGAGAGAAACCTTATGTTTGTACCAAATGTGGTAAAGGATTTTCCTGCAAGGGGAGTTTTAACATACATAAGCGTATTCATTCTAGAAATAAACCTTTTATCTGCACAGAGTGTGGCAAAAGATTTAGAGCAAAACAACATCTACACGAGCACTTCCTGATTCACACAGGAGCCAAATCATTTGCCTGTTCAGAATGTGGGAAACACTTCAGACTAAAGGAGTTTCTTACAAAACACCTGCTGACTCACACTGGATTGAAGCCGTACACCTGCATTGAATGTGGGAAACAATTTGCATTGAAGGGAAATTTTGATCGACATTGTCATCTTCATACTGGGAATAAGCCTTTTTCCTGCACagagtgtgggaaatgttttgcaaCAAAGGTCCAACTGCAAAGGCACCACCTCTtacacactggggagaaaccatttgtGTGCAAAGAGTGTAATGCAAGTTTTTCCAGGATAGCGAACCTTAGATCGCATCAACGTCTTcatacaggagagaaaccatataaatgcacagagTGTGGGAAATGTTTCCGAAATCATGGCGAACTCAAGTCTCATATGAAGACTCACACTGGGATTAAAGCATTTGTCTGTACAGAGTGTGGGAAACAATTCACTCACAAACACAGCCTCCGCCACCACCAACTGATTCACACTGGTGAGAAACCTCATGTCTGCATGGAGTGTGGGAAAAGCTACAGGCAGAAGAGGAGCCTAAATACTCATGTGcggattcacacaggagagaaacccttTGCCTGCACAGAGTGCAATAAAACTTTTCTATCAGAGAGTTGGCTCCAGTCCCACAAACAGACTCACACCGGTCTGAAGCCCTATCAGTGTAATGAGTGTGGTAAATCCTTCTTACTGATGGGAAATCTTAAGGTTCATCAGCAGAGACATATAGGAGAGAAACCTTACACCTGTCCCGAATGTGGGATAAGTTTCGCCACTTATGGAAATCTAAATCGACACTGTGACATTCACACTGGGAAAAAGCCATATGCCTGTACAGAGTGCGGGAAAAACTTTAGACAAAAGAGTGAACTGAAATATCACCAATCTATCCAtactggggagaaaccatttgagtGTACAGAGTGTGAGAAAAGCTTTACATCTCGTTCAAGGCTCAATAGGCACCAAAAGATTCATACTGGGAAAACCATTTGA